The Mycolicibacterium flavescens genomic interval GATGCGCTCGCGACGCTCAACGAACTCAAACTGCGCGGTGAGACTGTCGCGGTGTTCGTCGCCGACTACCGGATGCCGCAGATGAGCGGGATCGAGTTCCTCGAAGAGGCGATGGACATCTTCCCGATGGCCCGCCGCGTGCTGCTGACCGCATATGCCGACACGCACGCCGCGATCGACGCGATCAACGTCGTCGACCTCGACCACTACCTGCTCAAACCCTGGGATCCCCCGCAGGAGAAGCTCTATCCGGTGATCGACGCGCTGATCGAGGCCTGGCGCGAGACCGGAGACCGGGCGATCCCGCACACCAAGATCATCGGGCACCCGTGGAACGTGCGCTCGTCGGAAGTCCGGGAGTTCCTCGCCCGCAACCGGCTCTACTACACGTGGTTCCGCGCCGACGAACCCAAGGGCAGGAAGCTGCTCGACGCCGCAGGCCTCGACGGGCTGACCCTTCCCGTGGTGATCACCGAACAGGGCGAGACGCTCGTCGCCCCCGACGACGCCGAACTCGGCGCGACGCTCGGCCTGTCGATCACGCCCTCGGAGGACTTCTACGATCTGGTCGTCATCGGCGGCGGCCCCGCGGGGCTGGCCGCGGCGGTCTACGGCGCCTCGGAGGGCCTCAAGACCGTGCTCATCGAGCGCACGGCCACGGGTGGGCAGGCCGGGCAGAGCTCACGGATCGAGAACTACCTCGGCTTTCCCGACGGCGTGTCCGGGTCTCAGCTCGCCGAGCGCGCCCGCAGACAAGCCGAGAAGTTCTCCGCCGAGCTCATCACGACGGCCGAGGTCAGCGCGCTCGAGATCGACGGCAACGCCCGCACCGTCCACCTGTCCGACGGCCGATCGATCGGGACGCGGGCCGTGATCCTGGCGATGGGCGTGGAGTACCGCCAGCTTCCCGCCGAGGGCTGCGCCGATCTCACCGGCGCGGGCGTCTACTACGGAGCCACCTCGTCGGTGGCCGCCGAGTGCGAGGACGAGGAGGTCTTCGTCATCGGGGGCGCCAACTCCGCGGGACAGGCCGCGATGTTCCTGTCGCGAACCGCGAAGAAGGTGAGCATCGTCTGCCGCCGCACCCTCGAGGATTCGATGTCCTACTACCTGATCCAGCAGATCAGGGCGACCGACAACATCCGCGAACTCCCGCACACCGCCGTGCACAAGGTCGAAGGCAACGGCCACCTGGAACGCATCTGCCTGCAGAACCTGAACACCGGCGAGCGCGAGGAACACACGTGCGGGCGCATGTTCATCTTCATCGGGGCCGAACCGCGCACCGACTGGGTGGAACAGGCCGGTATCGCCCGCGACGACCACGGATTCATCCTCGCCGGGCCCGATCTGCGCGACGTGGCCGGCTGGACGTTGGACCGTCCGCCGCACCACCTGGAAACAAGTGTGCCCGGTGTGTTTGTTGCAGGAGATGTGCGTTCCGAATCCGCCAAGAGGGTGGCGGCCGCCGTCGGCGAAGGGTCGATGGCGGTGATGTTGGTGCACCGATACCTGGCGGAGGCGTGATGGGCGACAACGAGAACCAGTGCATACCCGATGAACTGCGGTCGCTGTTCCTGTTCGAGGCGCTCACCGACCGGCAACTACAGGTGCTGTGCGACAACGGCCTCATCGCCACGTTCGAACCCGGTCCCGTGTGCACCGAGGGCGACCCGGCAACCTGCTTCTACGTGCTGCTCGACGGTGAACTGGTGATGTCGAAGCGCTCGGGCGGCGTGGACATCCAAACCAATCGAACGTCCCAGCGCGGGGTGTACTGCGGCGCGTGGTCGGCCTACGTCCCCGACGAGGAGCACCTCTATGAAGCCTCGGTCCGCGTCACGAGGCCGTCGCGCTTCTTCGTGCTCGACGCCGAGGCGTTCGCCAAGTTCATGCAGGCAGAGTTCCCGATGGCCGTGCACCTGCTCGAGGGGCACCGCGTCGGCGGCCGGCGCCAGAGCCAGATCCTCGGCC includes:
- the trxB_2 gene encoding response regulator receiver modulated FAD-dependent pyridine nucleotide-disulfide oxidoreductase; its protein translation is MTGPSPQPRKPVILSVDDDPAVSRAVARDLRRHYGEAFRVVRAENGPDALATLNELKLRGETVAVFVADYRMPQMSGIEFLEEAMDIFPMARRVLLTAYADTHAAIDAINVVDLDHYLLKPWDPPQEKLYPVIDALIEAWRETGDRAIPHTKIIGHPWNVRSSEVREFLARNRLYYTWFRADEPKGRKLLDAAGLDGLTLPVVITEQGETLVAPDDAELGATLGLSITPSEDFYDLVVIGGGPAGLAAAVYGASEGLKTVLIERTATGGQAGQSSRIENYLGFPDGVSGSQLAERARRQAEKFSAELITTAEVSALEIDGNARTVHLSDGRSIGTRAVILAMGVEYRQLPAEGCADLTGAGVYYGATSSVAAECEDEEVFVIGGANSAGQAAMFLSRTAKKVSIVCRRTLEDSMSYYLIQQIRATDNIRELPHTAVHKVEGNGHLERICLQNLNTGEREEHTCGRMFIFIGAEPRTDWVEQAGIARDDHGFILAGPDLRDVAGWTLDRPPHHLETSVPGVFVAGDVRSESAKRVAAAVGEGSMAVMLVHRYLAEA